In Zalophus californianus isolate mZalCal1 chromosome 4, mZalCal1.pri.v2, whole genome shotgun sequence, the following proteins share a genomic window:
- the C4H1orf216 gene encoding UPF0500 protein C1orf216 homolog isoform X2, protein MFAIQPGVAEGGQFLGGPPGVCQPELQTDSNSNFMVFQAPGLPEGEVRSPPEGAEIPGAELEKLSGASPVCSPLEDNGYASSSLSTDSRSSSPEPACGTPRGPGPPDALLPSVAQAVQQLQAQERYKEQEKEKHHVHLVMYRRLALLQWIRGLQHQLVDQQTRLQESFDTILDNRKELIRCLQQRAAPSGPQEQG, encoded by the exons ATGTTTGCCATCCAGCCAGGGGTGGCTGAGGGGGGCCAGTTCCTGGGGGGTCCGCCGGGAGTATGTCAGCCGGAGCTCCAAACAGACAGCAACTCTAACTTCATG GTCTTCCAGGCCCCTGGACTCCCCGAGGGGGAGGTGCGCAGCCCACCAGAGGGGGCAGAAATCCCCGGAGCTGAGCTTGAGAAGTTGAGTGGTGCCAGCCCAGTGTGCTCCCCGCTGGAGGACAATGGCTACGCCAGCAGCTCCCTGAGCACCGACAGCCGCAGCAGCAGTCCTGAGCCTGCCTGTGGGACCCCTCGAGGCCCGGGCCCTCCAGATGCCCTTCTGCCCTCGGTGGCCCAGGCTGTGCAGCAGCTGCAGGCTCAGGAGCGCTACaaagagcaggaaaaggagaagcacCACGTGCATTTGGTGATGTACCGCCGCCTGGCCCTGCTGCAGTGGATCCGGGGCCTGCAGCACCAGCTGGTAGACCAGCAGACCCGTCTGCAGGAGAGCTTCGACACCATCCTGGACAACCGAAAGGAGCTTATCCGCTGTCTCCAACAGAGGGCAGCCCCATCCGGGCCCCAGGAGCAGGGCTAA
- the C4H1orf216 gene encoding UPF0500 protein C1orf216 homolog isoform X1, translating to MFAIQPGVAEGGQFLGGPPGVCQPELQTDSNSNFMVSAKDANENWHGMPGHVERILMRSSSELPSDNQVFQAPGLPEGEVRSPPEGAEIPGAELEKLSGASPVCSPLEDNGYASSSLSTDSRSSSPEPACGTPRGPGPPDALLPSVAQAVQQLQAQERYKEQEKEKHHVHLVMYRRLALLQWIRGLQHQLVDQQTRLQESFDTILDNRKELIRCLQQRAAPSGPQEQG from the coding sequence ATGTTTGCCATCCAGCCAGGGGTGGCTGAGGGGGGCCAGTTCCTGGGGGGTCCGCCGGGAGTATGTCAGCCGGAGCTCCAAACAGACAGCAACTCTAACTTCATGGTGAGTGCCAAAGATGCCAATGAGAATTGGCATGGGATGCCAGGCCACGTGGAGCGCATCCTGATGAGGAGCTCCTCTGAGTTGCCCTCTGACAACCAGGTCTTCCAGGCCCCTGGACTCCCCGAGGGGGAGGTGCGCAGCCCACCAGAGGGGGCAGAAATCCCCGGAGCTGAGCTTGAGAAGTTGAGTGGTGCCAGCCCAGTGTGCTCCCCGCTGGAGGACAATGGCTACGCCAGCAGCTCCCTGAGCACCGACAGCCGCAGCAGCAGTCCTGAGCCTGCCTGTGGGACCCCTCGAGGCCCGGGCCCTCCAGATGCCCTTCTGCCCTCGGTGGCCCAGGCTGTGCAGCAGCTGCAGGCTCAGGAGCGCTACaaagagcaggaaaaggagaagcacCACGTGCATTTGGTGATGTACCGCCGCCTGGCCCTGCTGCAGTGGATCCGGGGCCTGCAGCACCAGCTGGTAGACCAGCAGACCCGTCTGCAGGAGAGCTTCGACACCATCCTGGACAACCGAAAGGAGCTTATCCGCTGTCTCCAACAGAGGGCAGCCCCATCCGGGCCCCAGGAGCAGGGCTAA